A single region of the Triticum dicoccoides isolate Atlit2015 ecotype Zavitan chromosome 2B, WEW_v2.0, whole genome shotgun sequence genome encodes:
- the LOC119362793 gene encoding thymidylate kinase-like isoform X1, giving the protein MTALVRLAGRAASWSRGASIAPPRGIGLFPQRRTAFQGARMENGGGKGGRGALIVLEGLDRSGKSSQCARLLSFLQGKGCAAEGWRFPDRDTSVGKMISAYLANESQLDDRTIHLLFSANRWEKRSLMESKLLGGTTLVVDRYSYSGVAFSASKGLDIGWCKAPEVGLLAPDLVIYLDVQPEKAAERGGYGGERYERVEFQKRVAEHYHSLRDSTWKVVDGSLPMETVEEQLRELAMNCISECQDKQLTNLPW; this is encoded by the exons ATGACTGCGTTGGTTCGGCTCGCCGGGAGAGCAGCTTCTTGGAGCAG GGGCGCCAGCATCGCGCCTCCGCGTGGCATCGGCTTATTCCCGCAGCGCAGGACCGCGTTCCAGGGTGCGAGGATGGAGAATGGCGGCGGCAagggcggccgcggcgcgctcatAGTCCTGGAAGGACTGGACAGGAGCGGCAAGTCGTCGCAGTGCGCCCGGCTGCTGTCCTTTCTGCAAGGGAAAGGCTGCGCAGCCGAAGGGTGGCGCTTCCCGGACAGAGACACCAGCGTCGGGAAGATGATCTCCGCATACCTCGCCAACGAGTCGCAGCTCGATGATCGGACCATCCATTTGCTCTTCAGCGCGAATCGCTGGGAGAAAAG AAGTTTGATGGAAAGCAAGCTACTTGGTGGAACTACACTCGTTGTTGACCGCTACTCTTATTCTGGAGTTGCATTTTCAGCTTCTAAAGGACTTGACATTGGGTGGTGCAAG GCCCCTGAGGTTGGACTGCTAGCTCCAGATCTTGTAATATATCTTGATGTACAACCAGAG AAAGCGGCCGAAAGAGGAGGCTATGGGGGTGAAAGATACGAAAGAGTTGAGTTCCAAAAGAGAGTTGCTGAGCATTACCATTCACTCCGTGATTCAACATGGAAG GTCGTCGATGGTTCCCTTCCCATGGAGACCGTGGAAGAACAGCTAAGAGAACTAGCCATGAATTGCATTTCAGAATGCCAAGACAAGCAACTTACCAATCTTCCCTGGTAG
- the LOC119362792 gene encoding probable protein arginine N-methyltransferase 3, translating into MATQARELPPKQELPLDDGDDYEDDEDEEEEGEDGWDDWESDGDDAAGAGGGLLCLFCSARFDSDSPLFAHCGSEHGFDFHKVVRELGLDFYGCIKLINFVRSKVAENKGWSCAEISQLDGKVPWAEDSYLKPFMEDDSLLHSLSIFDDEDDEDCEMPVETGECSAGNGRSCELQGNGLNTIDDCSDISARFEKAVTTESNGGDNNGTLSEEQTDRQLKITRASVTAKEIKKVDDNYFGSYSSFGIHREMLGDKVRTDAYRDALLDNPSLMNGATVLDVGCGTGILSLFAAKAGASRVIAVDGSAKMSSVATQVAKNNGLLYDENTKPEQKHNSEVITVVHTKAEELNHKIVVPPNGFDVLVSEWMGYCLLYESMLSSVIYARDHFLKPGGAVLPDTATIFGAGFGRGGTSLPFWENVYGFDMSSIGKEVTESSARFPVVDILASQDVVTDTAVLHSFDLATMKESEMDFTASLELRLPESCAAVPGVTWCHGIVLWFDTGFTSRFCKDKPVVLSTSPFSTPTHWSQTIFTFEEPIAMVKDGSVIGSSASVGTGECPAVTIRSRISIVRASEHRSIDISIETTGISSDGRKRSWPAQIFNL; encoded by the exons ATGGCGACCCAGGCGCGCGAGCTCCCTCCCAAGCAAGAGCTTCCCCTGGACGACGGAGACGACTACGAGgacgacgaggatgaggaggaggagggggaggatggGTGGGACGATTGGGAGTCGGACGGCGACGACGCGGCGGGCGCCGGCGGCGGCCTCCTCTGCTTGTTCTGCAGCGCGCGGTTCGACTCCGACAGCCCCCTCTTCGCGCACTGCGGCTCCGAGCACGGCTTCGATTTCCACAAGGTCGTGAGGGAGCTCGGGCTGGATTTCTACGGATGCATCAAGCTCATCAATTTTGTGCGCTCCAAG GTTGCAGAGAATAAGGGTTGGAGCTGCGCAGAGATTTCCCAACTTGACGGGAAGGTTCCATGGGCGGAGGACTCGTACTTGAAACCATTCATGGAAGATGACTCGCTGTTGCACAGTTTGTCCATctttgatgatgaagatgacgaggaCTGTGAGATGCCAGTGGAAACAGGAGAGTGTTCAGCGGGCAATGGGAGGTCATGTGAACTACAGGGGAATGGTCTAAACACCATCGACGATTGCTCTGACATCAGTGCTAGGTTTGAGAAAGCAGTTACTACTGAAAGTAATGGAGGAGATAACAATGGGACTCTTTCAGAGGAACAGACTGATAGGCAGCTAAAGATTACACGTGCTAGTGTTACTGCCAAGGAAATTAAAAAAGTGGATGACAACTACTTTGGGTCTTATAGTTCATTTGGCATTCATAGAGAGATGCTGGGCGACAAA GTAAGAACAGACGCTTACAGAGATGCCCTTTTGGACAATCCTAGCCTCATGAATGGAGCAACTGTACTGGATGTTGGTTGTGGTACAGGAATTCTAAG TCTTTTTGCAGCGAAGGCCGGCGCATCAAGAGTTATCGCTGTTGATGGGAGTGCAAAGATGTCTTCTGTGGCTACCCAA GTGGCAAAAAATAATGGTCTATTATATGACGAAAATACGAAACCGGAACAGAAGCATAATTCTGAAGTGATAACTGTTGTGCATACCAAGGCTGAAGAGCTAAACCATAAAATAGTAGTTCCGCCAAATGGCTTTGATGTGTTAGTGAGTGAGTGGATGGGATATTGCCTGTTGTATGAATCCATGCTCAGTTCAGTTATATATGCACGCGACCATTTCCTAAAACCTGGCGGTGCTGTTCTCCCGGATACTGCAACAATT TTTGGTGCTGGTTTCGGGAGAGGTGGAACAAGCTTGCCATTTTGGGAAAATGTGTATGGCTTTGATATGTCATCTATTGGGAAAGAAGTAACAGAGAGTTCAGCTCGATTTCCTGTTGTTGATATACTGGCTTCTCAGGATGTTGTGACAGATACCGCTGTACTCCAT TCCTTTGATCTGGCAACTATGAAGGAAAGCGAAATGGATTTCACCGCAAGCTTGGAGCTAAGGCTTCCTGAAAGTTGTGCGGCTGTGCCAGGAGTAACCTGGTGCCATGGCATTGTCTTGTGGTTCGACACCGGCTTCACCAGCAGGTTCTGCAAGGACAAGCCCGTGGTCCTCTCCACCTCTCCTTTCTCCACACCAACTCACTGGTCGCAGACAATCTTCACCTTCGAAGAGCCCATCGCGATGGTAAAGGATGGATCAGTCATTGGCTCATCAGCATCTGTTGGCACGGGTGAATGCCCAGCTGTGACGATCAGATCCCGCATCAGCATCGTGAGGGCCTCTGAGCACCGCAGCATAGACATATCAATCGAAACCACGGGAATCAGCTCAGATGGCCGGAAGCGCAGCTGGCCAGCTCAGATCTTCAACCTTTGA
- the LOC119362793 gene encoding thymidylate kinase-like isoform X2, whose amino-acid sequence MENGGGKGGRGALIVLEGLDRSGKSSQCARLLSFLQGKGCAAEGWRFPDRDTSVGKMISAYLANESQLDDRTIHLLFSANRWEKRSLMESKLLGGTTLVVDRYSYSGVAFSASKGLDIGWCKAPEVGLLAPDLVIYLDVQPEKAAERGGYGGERYERVEFQKRVAEHYHSLRDSTWKVVDGSLPMETVEEQLRELAMNCISECQDKQLTNLPW is encoded by the exons ATGGAGAATGGCGGCGGCAagggcggccgcggcgcgctcatAGTCCTGGAAGGACTGGACAGGAGCGGCAAGTCGTCGCAGTGCGCCCGGCTGCTGTCCTTTCTGCAAGGGAAAGGCTGCGCAGCCGAAGGGTGGCGCTTCCCGGACAGAGACACCAGCGTCGGGAAGATGATCTCCGCATACCTCGCCAACGAGTCGCAGCTCGATGATCGGACCATCCATTTGCTCTTCAGCGCGAATCGCTGGGAGAAAAG AAGTTTGATGGAAAGCAAGCTACTTGGTGGAACTACACTCGTTGTTGACCGCTACTCTTATTCTGGAGTTGCATTTTCAGCTTCTAAAGGACTTGACATTGGGTGGTGCAAG GCCCCTGAGGTTGGACTGCTAGCTCCAGATCTTGTAATATATCTTGATGTACAACCAGAG AAAGCGGCCGAAAGAGGAGGCTATGGGGGTGAAAGATACGAAAGAGTTGAGTTCCAAAAGAGAGTTGCTGAGCATTACCATTCACTCCGTGATTCAACATGGAAG GTCGTCGATGGTTCCCTTCCCATGGAGACCGTGGAAGAACAGCTAAGAGAACTAGCCATGAATTGCATTTCAGAATGCCAAGACAAGCAACTTACCAATCTTCCCTGGTAG